In the genome of Mesorhizobium sp. NBSH29, the window TCATCCAGCCGGGTTCCGGAATCACCATCTATCCAATCCAGTCGCCATCACTGACGGCGTTTGATGACCAGCCGGAACGCTGGATAGATGTGCGCTGGGATATCGATGAGGACACCAAGGAGCGCTTCCCAGCGCGTGTCTCTGTGACTGCCATCAACGCGCCTGGATCGCTGGCCGATATTACGCAGGTGGTTGCCTCCAACGATGCAAACATTCATACGCTGTCGATGATCCGCACAGCGCCTGATTTCACCGAAATGCTGATCGATCTCGAAGTTTGGGACCTCAAGCACCTGAATAGGCTTCTGTCACAGCTGAAGGATAATTCCAGCGTCAGCGAGGCCAAGCGGGTTAATGGATAGACGCACAATAGCGGGAGACATGATGAAGACCGAAGATGTTCTGGCGGTTTTTCGCGAGGCCGGTGCCATTCTCGAAGGGCATTTCATTCTGACCTCCGGCTTGCGCAGCCCGGTATTCCTGCAAAAAGCCCGGGTATTCATGTATGCCGACAAAACTGAAATGCTGTGCCGCGCGCTGGCGAAAAAGATTACCTCCCACGTTCCTGGCCGCATCGACTATGTGGTAGGGCCGGCAATCGGTGGGCTTATCCCGGCCTACGAGACATCACGGCATCTCAAAGTGCCAGCGATCTGGGTCGAACGCGAAAATGGTGTGTTTCGCCTGCGCCGTTTCGAAATCGAAAAAGGCGCCCGCGTTGTCATTGTCGAAGACATTGTCACCACCGGCCTGTCAATTCGCGAGACGGTAGAATGCATGAATGCACTCGGTGCTGACGTTATTGCGGCAGCCTGCATAGTTGACCGCTCAGCGGGGAAATCCGATGTCGGCGTGCCGCTGGTTGCGCTCGCCGAATATGAAGTGCCGGCCTATCCGGCTGACAATTTGCCGCCCGAGCTTGCTGCACTTCCGGCGTTGAAGCCGGGCAGCCGTAACATATGATGTTACGTGCGTCATGATACTCGGCATCGGCAGCGACCTCATCGACATCAGGCGCATCGAAAAATCTCTTGCCCGACATGGCGAACGCTTCATCGCGCGCATTTTCACCGATATCGAGAAGGCGCATTCCGAACGCCGCCGCCAGCGCACGGCCTCATACGCCAAGCGCTTTGCCGCCAAGGAGGCTTGCGCCAAGGCGCTGGGAAGCGGCATCGCGGAAGGCGTCTACTGGACCGAAATGGGCGTCGTGAACTTGCCCAACGGTCGCCCAACTATGCACCTGACCGGTGGTGCCGCCAGCAGGCTGGAGCGTATGCTTCCCGAGGGTTACCGCGCCGTCATCCATCTGACAATCACAGACGATTTCCCACTGGCGCAGGCATTTGTAATCATTGAGGCTCTGCCGGTCGAATAACAGCCACAGTCATTGCGCTTTGAGGCCGGACCAATTTCGTTGCCCAATACGCTGCAACTGGCTAAGACGGGCGCCGAAGCATAATCGAGGACGACATGAGCGTGGCCGACAAGACTGAAAAGAAATCCGGCGGGCTCGGCGAGACCGTCAGTGTGATTGTCCAGGCGCTTCTTTTGGCGCTGGTGATCCGCACGCTCCTGTTCCAGCCATTTTCGATCCCGTCCGGCTCGATGCGACCTACGCTGCTGGAGGGCGACTATCTGTTTGTCACCAAATGGGCCTACGGTTATTCGCGCTATTCGATGCCGCTGTCCCCGCCACTGTTTGCAGGCCGCATCTGGGGCAGCCCGCCCGAGCGTGGCGATGTCGCGGTTTTCAAATTCCCGCCGAACCCATCGCTTGATTACATTAAGCGCGTGATCGGTCTTCCCGGCGATCGTATCCAGATGCGGGAAGGGCTCCTGTATATCAACGGCGAACCCATCCAGCGCGAAAAAGTCGGCGAGATCGACAATCCGGATGTGACCGAAGTGAACCGCCCGGTCGACGTCTATCGCGAAACCCTGCCCAATGGCGTGTCCTACCAGACACTTGATCTGACGCAGAACGGCTTTGCCGACAATACGCAGGAGTTCGTGGTGCCTGCCGGCAATTACTTCATGATGGGTGACAACCGCGACAATTCAACTGACAGCCGTTTTGCGCCACCGAGCGGTGTTGGTTTTGTGCCTGAAGAAAACCTTGTCGGCCGTGCCAACATCATCTTCTTCTCTATCTCTGATGGCGCGAGTCCGCTCGAATTCTGGCGCTGGCCTTCCTCCGTGCGCCTGATGCGTTTCTTCAATCCGGTCCATTGAGGATCGTGGACCGCCGATGGCCACGCGAAAATTGACCGGAGAGGCGCTCGCGGTAGAGCTGAAGTCGGTGACCGGTCATCTGTTTCGCGACCACGCGCGGCTTCGCCGGGCGCTCACCCATGCGAGCGCCCGCGGCAGCACCGGTTCGGACTATGAGCGTCTAGAGTTCCTTGGGGACCGAGTTCTTGGGCTGGTTATTGCGGATCTGTTGTTCAATGCCTATCCCGACGCTGCCGAGGGCGAGCTTTCGCTGCGTCTAAACGCGCTGGTCAACGCCGAGACACTGGCGGAGATTGCCGAGGAGATCGGCCTACCAAATCTGATCCATGCTGGCGGCGAAATTCGCTCGATGGAAGGCCGCAAGCGGGTAAACCTGCGTGCCGATGCACTGGAATCGCTGATTGCCGCCCTTTATCTAGAAGGCGGCATCGAGGCGGCGCAAAACTTTATCCTGCGGTACTGGGAACCGCGGTCGAAAGCCTTGCGCGAGGCTCGCCGCGACGCCAAGACTGCCTTGCAGGAATGGGGCCATCAGGCTGCTGCCGCGACGCCGATTTACGCGATGGAGAGCCGCGAAGGCCCAGACCACGATCCGGTTTTCACGATTAGCGTGACAATCGGCGAATTTGAACCCGGCAGGGGCGTTGGCCGTTCCAAGCGGGAAGCCGAACAGGCTGCTGCCACCGCACTTCTGTTGCGTGAAGGCGTCTGGGAGAAAAAGGACGTCCAATGACCGAGAAAACCGAAGAACCTGAAACTCAGCCTAAGGAGGGGCCGGCCACCCGGTCCGGTTTCGTCGCGCTGATTGGGGCGCCCAACGCCGGAAAATCAACCTTGCTCAATCGACTGGTGGGGGCGAAAGTTTCGATTGTCACTCACAAGGTGCAAACCACGCGCGCACTGGTGCGCGGCATTGCCACCCATAACGATGCCCAGATCGTTTTCGTCGACACGCCCGGCATTTTCAAGCCCAAGCGCAAGCTCGACGACGCCATGGTGACCAGTGCCTGGGGTGGGGCTAGGGACGCAGATGTCGTTGCGCTGTTGATTGATGCCGAACGCGGCATTCGCGGTGATGCTGACACCATTCTGGAGCGCTTGAAGGATGTGCGCCAACGCATCGTGCTCATCCTCAACAAGGTCGACCGTGTAAAGCCGGAGGCGCTGCTGGCGTTGGCAGCGACAGCCAATGAACGCGTGCCGTTTGAGCGCACCTTCATGGTGTCCGCTCTCACCGGATCTGGTTGCAAGGATCTGCTGGATTATTTTGCCGAAAAGCTTCCTGCAGGGCCGTGGTATTATCCTGAAGACCAGATATCTGACCTGCCAATGCGCCAACTGGCTGCCGAAATCACGCGCGAAAAACTTTATCTGCGGCTTCACCAGGAATTGCCCTACTCTTCCCATGTCGAGACGGAAGGATGGGAGGAAAAAAAGGACGGTTCCGTTCGCATACAACAGGTCATCTATGTCGAACGCGACAGCCAGAAGAAGATCGTGCTTGGCCACAAGGGCGAAACCATTCGCGCCATCGGCCAGTCGTCGCGCACGGAGATCGCCGGCATTCTGGAACAACCTGTCCATCTGTTTCTGTTTGTGAAGGTGCGTGAGAATTGGGGCAATGACCCTGAACGTTTCCGTGAAATGGGCCTGGATTTCCCAAAATAGACTGTTTGGCGGTGTCAACCGCGCAGCCTGCCTTGATTTCGCGCTTAAAACGGTGGAACGCTGACCTATGGAGTGGCGTGACGAGGGCATAATTCTGGGCACCCGAAAGCATGGCGAAACCAGCGCCATTCTTGAGGTAATGACGCGCAACCATGGCCGTCACCTCGGCCTGGTGCGGGGAGGGCGATCACGCAAGCAACAACCGGTGTTGCAGCCTGGAAACCGCGTGGAATTGTGGTGGCGCGCCAGACTTGATGAACACCTTGGCACCTTTCAAGCCGAGGCGCTCGAACTCAACGCTGCAAAACTCTTTGAAAGTGCGGTCGCAGTCTATGGGCTCCAGACGCTGGCAGCGCATCTGCGCCTGCTACCCGAACGCGACCCGCACGCGGCGTTGTTTGAAACGCTAACGCTCATCATCGAGAACCTGAACGAGGCAGAGGCCGCAGCTGAGTTGGTGGTACGCTTTGAAATGCTTATTCTCGACGAACTCGGCTTCGGTCTCGATCTGACTCAATGCGCCGCCACGGGCGCAACGCAGGATCTGGCCTATGTTTCGCCAAAATCAGGCCGTGCAGTGTCGCGCCGCGCGGGCGCGCAATGGCATGACAAGATGCTGGCGCTGCCGGCCTTTCTGCAGCATGGGTCAAGCTTTCAGCCGGCCCCTGGGGACATCGAGAAAGCATTTCGCCTTACCGGTTTCTTCTTTACGCGTCATGTCTACGAACCGCGAGGCCTGGGCGAGCCGGATGCCCGTACCGGGTTCATCGCTGCACTTAAAAAGGCTTTGCCGAATGCACCTCCGGCGACTGCTCCCACCGAAGCGGCTGGTTATGCAGACGAAATTCCTGTAGGGTGAAGTATCTGATACTTACACGTTTCTGTTGAGGGGGACGGCGCGTGGAATTTCTGGCTATCATTGTGCTGGCAGTGCTGGCGCTAACCGTCGCGCGCCTCCACTCACGGGTTGGCCGGGTGGAGCAGGAACTCGCCACATTTATCGCAGCACAAACCGCTGTCGTAGCGTCGGAAACGACAGAATCTACGATCGATCCCGCTGAAATAGCATCAGTCTCAAGCGTGTCTTCACTGCCAGCCCCTTTAGAAATTGCCTCTGAGGATGTTGTTACCGAACTACCGGAGCCTCCTGCCGCAGAGCTAGGCCCCTGGGGGACGTCCGAACCTTCCATGGAAACGAATAAAAAACCCGACATTGAAACCGCGCTTGGCACCCGCTGGGCAGTTTGGGTTGGCGGACTGGCGTTGGCGCTCGGCGGGATATTCATGGTGCGATATTCCATTGAGGCAGGGATATTTGGACCCCGTGCCAGGTTGGTCATGGCAGTGCTGTTTGGTCTCCTGTTGGCCGGAGCGGGCGAAGTCGCGCGCCGCAAAGGGTTCAAGGTTCCGCTTGAAGGGTTTCGCGGTGCCCATGTGCCGGGTATCCTGACGGCGGCAGCGGCGTTCACACTATTTGGCGCCGTATACGCGGCACATGGTGTTTACGGTTTCATCGGGCCCGGTATCGCGTTTACGCTGCTCGGCCTGATCGGCGTTGCAGCGGTCGTGGCAGCTGTGCTCCATGGCAAGGCGCTGGCAGCTCTAGGGCTGCTCGGCTCGTTAGTAACTCCCGTTCTGGTGGCGTCGGATTCGCAAAATCCTTGGGTTCTGTTCATTTACTTGGCAATTATCCTCACTGCGACAGCTTTCATTGCCCGCTTGCGCAGTTGGGCCTGGATTATGGGGATGGCGTTCGCTGGTTGTGGGATCTGGGGTCTGATCTACCTCGCCAGTACTGTTGTCCCGGCCATTTCCCCTGTCGCCTTCATCAATCTCATTATGCTTGGTGTGCTCGTCATTATCTGGTTGCGCGGTGATCCGGCTGACTCTGATCTAGCCCCGATTGGTTCGGGTGTTGACAGAACATCGGTTGTCCCAGCGTTCCTGACCGCCACTACAGCGATTTTGATTGGCTCTGTGCCCGATCTTGCGGTCCTGGGAGGAACCTACTTCTCGGCGGCGCTCCTGGTAGCGATGGTCATCGGTGCCTGCTACCGCTTCAAGGCCATCACATTACTCTATGCCTCGGGTGTTGCCACGCTGTCGGTCTATCTTGGGTCGGCCTTCGGCAACGACTTCGACATCACCGCTCCGGGCAGGGTTGTCGCCATCGATGGGGTGCCGGTCTCGGACGTATCGGTTCACTTCGTCTCGCTAGGCTTTCTAATAGGCGCTACGTTTCTGGTGGCAGGCGTCTGGAATGCACGAAAATATGCCGTAGCCCGCAGCGTTCGCGGCGCTTCCTGGGCAGGTTGGGCTTCGCTTGCGCCACTCGGAATGCTGGCCATTACCTGGTTTGCTTTCGGCAATATCGACCGCGATATTAGCTATGCAATTGTCGCTTTGGTGCTGACCGGAGCTTTGATAGCCTCGGCAGAATGGGTGGCGCGCGCCGAAATGCCTCCGATGGGGGGCAAAGTTCCGGTTTCGCTCCTGCTGATCGGGGCATCAGCAGGCACCATCCTAACTATCTTGATGGCATTCGGCGCAGGTCCAACGACCATCCTGATCGGCATTGCTGCGGCGGTTCCCGCTTTTGCCACGCGCTACCGCGTTTATCCGATATTGGGCTGGCTGAGCGCAGGCCTTGCAGGTGTCACGCTCGCACATATTGCCTTCGACCCGACGATTGTCGGGACAAACATTCTCGGTAAAACACCGGTCTTCAATTGGCTGCTTGCCGGATACGGACTTCCGGCGCTTGGCTTTGGTTTTGCTGCATGGCAATTGGCGAAAACTCGACCGGACACACGTCCGCGTCAGATCATGGAAGCTTTCGCAGCGCTCTTCGGGTTGTTGACGGTTGCCATGCTTGTGCGCCACGCAATGAATGGCGGGATTATCAACTCCGGGGCGCCAAGCCTTGGAGAGCAGGCAATCTATACATTGATTGCCATCGGCGGCAGTGGCATTTTGATCGCGCTGGACGCACGCGCGCCAAGTCCTGTGTTTCGCTATGGCGCGCTAGTGATTGGGGTGATTTCGGTGGTGCTTATCGCTATAGCGCATTTCATCGGTTTGAACCCCCTGACCACCAATGCCTCCACAGGCACAATTCCAGTCTTCAACCTGTTGCTCCTCGCCTATCTCATGCCGGCGGTGGCCATGGCAGCTCTGGCCATTTATGCACGGGGAAAGCGCCCGCGTTGGTATGTTGCGACGCTGGCAGTGGTCTCGGCGATACTTGCATTTGCCTATGCCACTCTTTCAGTTCGCAGATTGTTCCAGGGCGAGTTCATCGGTGCTTGGAAGGGCATGACGCAGCTTGAAACGTACAGCTATTCGGCGTTGTGGCTGGTGATGGGCGTCGCCTTGCTAGCGCTTGGGGCGCGGCTGCGCTCGGTCCCGCTGCGCATCGCGTCGGCGGCGCTGGTTGTCGTTGCCGTGGCAAAGGCCTTCCTGTTCGACATGTCGCAGCTGGAAGGTTTTTTGCGGGCCCTGTCGTTCATCGGGCTTGGTGGAGTGCTGATCGGCATCGGCCTGTTCTACCAGCGGATGCTGATTTCAACCGCTGCGAAGAAGTAGTCATTCCGCCGCGGCGAGGACAGGGCGATCGATCTTTTTTTCGACGATCGGCCAATGTACCATTGCCGCGAACAGGCCAAGGATCGCGCCGATCCACCAGACAGGGTCATAGGAGCCAAACTGGTCATAGAGATAACCGCCGAGCCAGACACCAAGAAATGATCCAACTTGGTGGGAGAAGAAAACCACACCGCCCAGCATGCCGAGGTGGCGCGTCCCGAACATGATCGCGACCAGCGCATTGGTCGGCGGCACCGTAGACAGCCACAACAGACCCATCACGACTGAAAAGGCGATGATCGTCGCAGGCGTCGCTGGAAACATCACCAGCCCGACAATTGCGACCGAGCGTGCCAGATAGATCCATGTCAGGAATAATGGCTTGGAATAGCGTTGGCCGATGACCCCGGACGCAAGAGCACCGATAATGTTGAAGAAGCCGATCAGTGCGAGCGCAATGACGGCATATTTCGCGTCGATCCCCAGATCGCCGATATAGGCCGGAAAATGTGCGGTGACGAATGCCAGTTGGAAGCCGCAGACAAAGAAGCCGGAGGTCAACAGCACAAAGCTGCGATGCCCGAAGGCTTCCCGTAGCGCATCACTGACCGATTGCTCCGCATCCGGTTGGACTATTGTGCTGGTCTTGGAATTGCCGGCAAGCGGAATGGCAATCAGCGGAATGGCAAGCATCGCGATCGCCAGATAGATCAACGTCTGCGACCAGCCATAGGCTGTGATGAAGCCTTGGCTGATAGGCGCAAAGATAAACATTCCGGCCGAACCTGCAGCAGTGCCGATTCCGAACACGAAGCTACGCCGATCCGCTGGCACATGCCGTGCGAAGGATGCGAGGACGATGCCAAAACCGCCTGATGCAACCCCAAGTCCAACCAGAACACCCCCGCCGAGATACAGCATCGACGGAGTTGTCGCGGTGGCCATCAGGAGAAGCCCTGCCGCATAGATGATGCCTGAGAGAGCAAGAACCCGCCAGGTGCCGTAGCGATCTGCGAACGCCCCAAAAAACGGCAGGCCAGCACCCCAGAAAAGATTTTGGATTGCCATAGCGAGGCTGAATGTAGTCCGGTCCCAGCCAGTGTCGGCAAGCATCGGCAATTGGAAAAAACCCATTGCCGACCGCGGCCCGAAGGTCATCGCCGTGACAATGCAGCCGCACACAATGATGAGCCATGGCAGGGTGGTGGCCGGTCTGCCAGATGCTTCGACGGTAGCCATGCTGAAAACTCCGTGTATCTACACAATAGATAGCAGCAGATTTTGCGCAAAGGAAATCAATTGGCGCGATGGACGTGTGAATTCCATTGATGGGAATGGAACAAATTTGCGACCAATCGATCCATCGGTAAATCAATCACGTTCAGGCTTCTGTCACGAGATGGTGCCGAAAAATCCGATGGGGAAAAGCAGACGACAAGCCTGCCGTAATACCAATCGTGGGTGCTCAATTTCACGATAGCGCCGGTCCACGTGGCTTCAAGAAGATCGCAACTCTTGCCAAATGCAAGTTGCTGGTATCGCAATGTCTGGAAGAATCCGATCTTCGGTATGCCAAGAAGTTGATTTCCGCTGAAAAATACGATTTTGAATCTACCGGATAAAATGCTTCCTGGATGGTTTGGAGCGTCAGGAGCGGTGGCCTCGTTCAGAATAAAGGGGGATATTCCACAGAATTATCTCAAAAACTCGTTTATGCAGTGTTGCTAAAGTAATGGTATTCTTTCCCAAGTCGACATGAAGTAGTCATCCTGCTATTATACATGACAGGCAAACAACGGAGCTACGTCATGATCCACTACCGTCTCGCCGCCCTATCGGGCATTGTACTTGCTGCGGGCTTTATGGCCGCTCCCGCCCATGCCCTTACCATGAAGGAATGCAGCGCAAAATATGCTGCCGCTAAGGATTCCAACCAGTTGGGTGGCGCGACGTGGAACGATTTCCGCAAGAGTGAGTGTGGCACTGACGCCGACGCTGCAACTGCTCCTGAAAAAAAATCCAAGGCAGCGGCAAAGGCTGCACCAGCCAAGGCGGTCGAAGCAGATGAC includes:
- the pyrE gene encoding orotate phosphoribosyltransferase — its product is MKTEDVLAVFREAGAILEGHFILTSGLRSPVFLQKARVFMYADKTEMLCRALAKKITSHVPGRIDYVVGPAIGGLIPAYETSRHLKVPAIWVERENGVFRLRRFEIEKGARVVIVEDIVTTGLSIRETVECMNALGADVIAAACIVDRSAGKSDVGVPLVALAEYEVPAYPADNLPPELAALPALKPGSRNI
- the acpS gene encoding holo-ACP synthase, whose protein sequence is MILGIGSDLIDIRRIEKSLARHGERFIARIFTDIEKAHSERRRQRTASYAKRFAAKEACAKALGSGIAEGVYWTEMGVVNLPNGRPTMHLTGGAASRLERMLPEGYRAVIHLTITDDFPLAQAFVIIEALPVE
- the lepB gene encoding signal peptidase I; translation: MSVADKTEKKSGGLGETVSVIVQALLLALVIRTLLFQPFSIPSGSMRPTLLEGDYLFVTKWAYGYSRYSMPLSPPLFAGRIWGSPPERGDVAVFKFPPNPSLDYIKRVIGLPGDRIQMREGLLYINGEPIQREKVGEIDNPDVTEVNRPVDVYRETLPNGVSYQTLDLTQNGFADNTQEFVVPAGNYFMMGDNRDNSTDSRFAPPSGVGFVPEENLVGRANIIFFSISDGASPLEFWRWPSSVRLMRFFNPVH
- the rnc gene encoding ribonuclease III gives rise to the protein MATRKLTGEALAVELKSVTGHLFRDHARLRRALTHASARGSTGSDYERLEFLGDRVLGLVIADLLFNAYPDAAEGELSLRLNALVNAETLAEIAEEIGLPNLIHAGGEIRSMEGRKRVNLRADALESLIAALYLEGGIEAAQNFILRYWEPRSKALREARRDAKTALQEWGHQAAAATPIYAMESREGPDHDPVFTISVTIGEFEPGRGVGRSKREAEQAAATALLLREGVWEKKDVQ
- the era gene encoding GTPase Era, whose amino-acid sequence is MTEKTEEPETQPKEGPATRSGFVALIGAPNAGKSTLLNRLVGAKVSIVTHKVQTTRALVRGIATHNDAQIVFVDTPGIFKPKRKLDDAMVTSAWGGARDADVVALLIDAERGIRGDADTILERLKDVRQRIVLILNKVDRVKPEALLALAATANERVPFERTFMVSALTGSGCKDLLDYFAEKLPAGPWYYPEDQISDLPMRQLAAEITREKLYLRLHQELPYSSHVETEGWEEKKDGSVRIQQVIYVERDSQKKIVLGHKGETIRAIGQSSRTEIAGILEQPVHLFLFVKVRENWGNDPERFREMGLDFPK
- the recO gene encoding DNA repair protein RecO yields the protein MEWRDEGIILGTRKHGETSAILEVMTRNHGRHLGLVRGGRSRKQQPVLQPGNRVELWWRARLDEHLGTFQAEALELNAAKLFESAVAVYGLQTLAAHLRLLPERDPHAALFETLTLIIENLNEAEAAAELVVRFEMLILDELGFGLDLTQCAATGATQDLAYVSPKSGRAVSRRAGAQWHDKMLALPAFLQHGSSFQPAPGDIEKAFRLTGFFFTRHVYEPRGLGEPDARTGFIAALKKALPNAPPATAPTEAAGYADEIPVG
- a CDS encoding DUF2339 domain-containing protein gives rise to the protein MEFLAIIVLAVLALTVARLHSRVGRVEQELATFIAAQTAVVASETTESTIDPAEIASVSSVSSLPAPLEIASEDVVTELPEPPAAELGPWGTSEPSMETNKKPDIETALGTRWAVWVGGLALALGGIFMVRYSIEAGIFGPRARLVMAVLFGLLLAGAGEVARRKGFKVPLEGFRGAHVPGILTAAAAFTLFGAVYAAHGVYGFIGPGIAFTLLGLIGVAAVVAAVLHGKALAALGLLGSLVTPVLVASDSQNPWVLFIYLAIILTATAFIARLRSWAWIMGMAFAGCGIWGLIYLASTVVPAISPVAFINLIMLGVLVIIWLRGDPADSDLAPIGSGVDRTSVVPAFLTATTAILIGSVPDLAVLGGTYFSAALLVAMVIGACYRFKAITLLYASGVATLSVYLGSAFGNDFDITAPGRVVAIDGVPVSDVSVHFVSLGFLIGATFLVAGVWNARKYAVARSVRGASWAGWASLAPLGMLAITWFAFGNIDRDISYAIVALVLTGALIASAEWVARAEMPPMGGKVPVSLLLIGASAGTILTILMAFGAGPTTILIGIAAAVPAFATRYRVYPILGWLSAGLAGVTLAHIAFDPTIVGTNILGKTPVFNWLLAGYGLPALGFGFAAWQLAKTRPDTRPRQIMEAFAALFGLLTVAMLVRHAMNGGIINSGAPSLGEQAIYTLIAIGGSGILIALDARAPSPVFRYGALVIGVISVVLIAIAHFIGLNPLTTNASTGTIPVFNLLLLAYLMPAVAMAALAIYARGKRPRWYVATLAVVSAILAFAYATLSVRRLFQGEFIGAWKGMTQLETYSYSALWLVMGVALLALGARLRSVPLRIASAALVVVAVAKAFLFDMSQLEGFLRALSFIGLGGVLIGIGLFYQRMLISTAAKK
- a CDS encoding MFS transporter, with protein sequence MATVEASGRPATTLPWLIIVCGCIVTAMTFGPRSAMGFFQLPMLADTGWDRTTFSLAMAIQNLFWGAGLPFFGAFADRYGTWRVLALSGIIYAAGLLLMATATTPSMLYLGGGVLVGLGVASGGFGIVLASFARHVPADRRSFVFGIGTAAGSAGMFIFAPISQGFITAYGWSQTLIYLAIAMLAIPLIAIPLAGNSKTSTIVQPDAEQSVSDALREAFGHRSFVLLTSGFFVCGFQLAFVTAHFPAYIGDLGIDAKYAVIALALIGFFNIIGALASGVIGQRYSKPLFLTWIYLARSVAIVGLVMFPATPATIIAFSVVMGLLWLSTVPPTNALVAIMFGTRHLGMLGGVVFFSHQVGSFLGVWLGGYLYDQFGSYDPVWWIGAILGLFAAMVHWPIVEKKIDRPVLAAAE